Proteins found in one Canis aureus isolate CA01 chromosome 19, VMU_Caureus_v.1.0, whole genome shotgun sequence genomic segment:
- the FEZF2 gene encoding fez family zinc finger protein 2 — protein sequence MASSASLETMVPPACPRAGASPATSKTLAFSIERIMAKTSEPRAPFEPRPGTLEADGGQGKKLLNLCSPLPCMIPLQPLGYEVPSKTLLSYSELWKSSLRAGGGGGGGGGGGGGGGGGGGGGGGGGGGAPVCGASGLCKTNCGVCCKADLGLAPSALPAGRVIKPQVINQAVGLPASGSLYYFNYLDSAAYPPSELLGGHLFPSGLLNAQAPAALAAHPKLFLLENAKLAGLAADKFPHPAPYAHKERLPAPLEQVLKENSALTAERGGVKGHSKLPGGPADGKPKNFTCEVCGKVFNAHYNLTRHMPVHTGARPFVCKVCGKGFRQASTLCRHKIIHTQEKPHKCNQCGKAFNRSSTLNTHIRIHAGYKPFVCEFCGKGFHQKGNYKNHKLTHSGEKQYKCTICNKAFHQVYNLTFHMHTHNDKKPFTCATCGKGFCRNFDLKKHVRKLHDSVGPAAPSTKDLTRTVQS from the exons ATGGCCAGCTCGGCTTCCCTGGAGACCATGGTGCCCCCGGCCTGCCCGCGCGCTGGAGCGTCGCCGGCCACTTCCAAGACGCTGGCCTTCTCCATCGAGCGCATCATGGCTAAGACGTCGGAGCCCCGTGCGCCCTTTGAGCCCCGGCCGGGGACGCTGGAGGCAGACGGCGGCCAGGGCAAGAAATTGCTCAACCTCTGCTCGCCGCTGCCCTGTATGATCCCCCTCCAGCCCCTAGGCTACGAGGTGCCGTCCAAGACGCTGCTCAGTTACTCGGAGCTCTGGAAAAGCAGCctccgggcgggcggcggcggcggcggcggtggaggaggaggaggaggaggcggcggcggcggcggcggcggcggcggcggtggcggggGGGCCCCGGTGTGCGGCGCCAGCGGCTTGTGCAAAACCAACTGTGGCGTGTGCTGCAAGGCCGATCTGGGCCTGGCGCCGTCTGCGCTGCCGGCGGGCAGGGTCATCAAGCCGCAGGTCATCAACCAGGCGGTGGGGCTGCCGGCCAGCGGCTCGCTCTACTACTTCAACTACCTGGACTCTGCCGCGTACCCGCCGTCTGAGCTCCTCGGAGGCCACCTCTTCCCATCTGGCCTCCTCAATGCACAGGCCCCCGCCGCCCTGGCTGCGCACCCCAAGCTCTTTTTGCTGGAGAACGCCAAGTTGGCCGGCCTGGCCGCGGACAAGTTCCCCCATCCGGCCCCCTACGCGCATAAGGAGCGCTTGCCCGCGCCGCTGGAGCAGGTGCTGAAGGAGAACTCGGCCCTGACTGCCGAGCGCGGCGGCGTCAAGGGCCACAGCAAGCTGCCCGGGGGCCCTGCGGACGGCAAGCCCAAAAACTTCACCTGCGAGGTGTGCGGCAAG GTGTTTAATGCTCACTATAACCTCACCCGCCACATGCCGGTCCACACCGGAGCCAGACCGTTCGTGTGCAAAGTCTGCGGCAAAGGCTTCCGCCAGGCCAGCACGCTCTGCAGACACAAAATTATCCACACCCAG GAAAAGCCGCATAAATGCAACCAGTGCGGCAAAGCCTTCAACCGCAGCTCCACGCTCAACACGCACATCCGCATCCACGCGGGCTACAAGCCCTTCGTCTGCGAATTTTGCGGCAAAGGCTTTCACCAAAAAG GCAACTACAAGAACCACAAGCTGACCCACAGCGGCGAGAAGCAGTACAAATGCACCATCTGCAACAAGGCCTTCCACCAGGTCTACAACCTGACCTTCCACATGCACACCCACAACGACAAGAAGCCTTTCACGTGCGCCACTTGCGGCAAAGGGTTTTGCAGAAACTTTGACTTAAAGAAACACGTGCGCAAACTCCACGACAGCGTGGggcctgcagccccctccacaaAGGACCTGACTCGGACAGTGCAGAGCTGA